The genomic DNA GTCtgttacatttttattattataatattgtgTAAATAAATGATcagattttatttttaatacattagTGTCTTTATctatttctatatttatatttggtGTTACATATCCAGCAATAtttctttcatattttatattatcttcttttaattttgttatatCTGTTAAACAAACCGTTCCAATTTcttgtattatatatctttgatatatttttgcattaataaaaatattttgtattttgtctaaatattcttcttttaatcCTGGCATTATTTCATTTCCATTTATTAACACTATTTTTATAGAAGAAgcctttttattaataaactcattttttgttattttatttatatctgaATTTTCAATAAAATTAACAAGGTCACgcattaaataattattacataCAATAGTAGTAATCGGTTTTCTggcattatatatttcttcaaaTAAACTATTAGCatctataaaattataatctaTTTGATTAAAATCATTTTTAAGAATTATATTATGAACTGAAAAATTAtgactttttcttttattcatATGTTTTGTAAAccatttcatataattattataattaaaaattttcttttcatttatttctgGAAACGTAATTGTTCCACCTCCATACAACACACTAAAAACAACTTcaaaatattgtatattattagatGGAACACAAATAAGaacattatcatttttattaaacttTATTAACTTGTGCAAATTTTTTGATTGTTCATATAGagatgacaaaaaaaattggaTACTTTTATCACATTCGTTTTGTTTCGATAATTGAAAATGTAGACAtggattatttttttctaattcatttgtatatatatcttttaataatgatatattattatcattttgtatattatctATTGATTTGGATTTTtcatcattcatattttttttctcatccATCATTGTAATTTCTTTCTTgtctttatataaaaacttAGATGCAAAATGAATTCTCCCTTCTTTTAAATCGTCTAAATATTGTTCATGTGTTAATACATCAGGTTTATCatatacaattaaaaaaGGGATTTGTAAATTGAAGGATATTTCCTCTAtataatgtttataaaatGGATGACTTAATATTaaatctatattattttctgatATATAAAAggcatatttttcttttatttgtttacaCTTTTTTATAGGACTAggaatacaaatataatcataattatttgttaACACACAAAATTTTATAAGCAGATGAGAATAACATGGTGGAAATAAACAACcgatttttttcttttttcttatattcgttcttgtatttattatgttctttttttcttcgtcgaaattttctttatcattatcatatatattatcatttaatttaaaataatcatttatataatataatagtttcttatttatcatatcaacttctttaaaaaattcatCACAAGAAACATATACATTATTTGTGTATATGTTGAATGACTTATTAACTGACATTTGAAATGTGctaaaattatttcttttcaaCATAAAGGCacattttgaaaatatattccctctcatttttcttttttcctcataaaataaaaataaaaataaaacaatatatatatttatatatttatttatatttttatatttttatgtcttagttttattaaaatattattactttaaaacgtatgtaaaataaaaattctgAATTGTTCAGGTaaaatttcatattttcaaaattatattccccattttaattataaacattataaaacattaaacataatttattcaaaaataaaagaaaacaatCTTAATTTATTGAAttacaaattataaaaaattattatatatataaatacagaTAAAGACATTTGATATGGATTAAAACTATATGTAAATAGATtctcatatatacatacatataaatatatatatatatatatatatatattttatactaCCCAGATGAGAACAAATTAAAAAGCCATATTCTTGTGGAggtataaaataatacatttaattatatgACTCTTCgtaattttaaaatgttatcattttaattttatattataacactTTTATAGATACAATTACATTATTACaaggtaaaaataaaatcatgCTTGtactaataatataattcatttaaaaaaaaagactcATAAATGGTCAAACGAAtataacacatataaatatatatatatatattttttaaaacattttaggggaataatataattataaatgtataatatataattcacaTAATTTCATTGctttttacttttatatgTCCAAataatacacaaaaaaataaaaaataaaaaaatatatataataacattatgatcatatatagtcgaatatatttttgttttatacaacaaaaatatattgttcaaatatttttataagtttcataaataaaaaaataaaaataaaaaataatataatatatatatatatatatatattatacatataactaTTTTAATgctcagaaaaaaaaaaaaaaaaaaaaaattttttccttttgaaGGCATTACTATATTtctatacatacatatttatataataaatatattatatatatatataaatatatgcatatattttttatatatgtatggaTATTTTCTAAAGtaccaaaataaaaatatttctttttattattattatgtttatataagcATAGTGAAAATgtgaataatttataattatatatgggGTTATGActtatatcattttcttaatattttttgaattttttaagATGCTTTTCCATATTAGTATAAATATCgacaatataaattattaattcaacagaatatataatttacttataaatttttttattatttaatttgagttttttttttttttttttttttatattacttttgaatttaaattatgtaataataattttgataaatttcaacacaaaaatataaagatatatatataattatatatatatgtatatgtattatttatattcttttaaaatagtattatttaaaaattgtaatattataatattataatatattcattgattaatatatatttatttatattttgttatatattatgggTAGAAAGAAAAGGAAGTTAAATATCGATTTAAAACCTTTTTGCTACTACTGTGATAGAGAAtttgatgatgaaaaaatacTTATTCAACACCAGAAAGCTAAACATTTTAAATGTTTACATTGTAATAGAAAATTAGATATGGCAAATGGATTAGTTGTACATATGATGCAAGTACATAAAACAAATTTAAAGAGTGTTCCAAATGCCTTACCAAAAAGAAATGACCCAGAACTTGTAATAAGAGGTATGAATGGTGTACCTACAGATATAATTGaagaaaatttaataaaattaaaacagaAATTaggtgataaaaatataaaaagacaaCAGAGAGTTAATTGGGCTCAAGTTACTATGGCACCTACTATGGAACAATTTTTAAAACAAGCTCAAATGggaaatttttcttttcctgGTTTTAATTCACCTATTTTAcctacaaataataatatattaacaaatacattagatataaataataaaactacattatcaaatatacctttatatatacctaataatagtaataatataaataatataaataatattaataatatcttaTATCCACCAAAAAATTCAACAGTTCTAAATATGCCTATACCaccaataaataaaaataatataaataatcagGTACTTACAAATACCAATACATTTACACCTTCTAATATTCCACCACAAATGGTATCCAATATACCACAGAAATATAGtactaatataaatttattaccAACAAATATCAGTCAACATAATACGATGTATATGCCTCCAGGTTTATATCCTCCACCTATTCCTCCTCCCCTAATACCACCTTCAAACGTTCCAACAAAAATCTCACCTGTACAGCCAATTAGGACAGGTTCTAAATGGGATATACCAGAAACAACTCAAGGAGACCCCTCAACAGTTAAACAAAACAAGGAGGATAATACTcagaataaaaatgaagaccCCCCAAAAGATTCCTTAGATCATGATGTAAAAGAGAATGAATAAAAGGATAACgaagaaaaaaatcaaaaataaaaaaaaaatgaatattttaataacattcaaccaatcaaatatatatatgtacatattttaaagtttaatattttataatatatacatatatattataaattaatttataaacacataattattttattatacttatttatttattaattaatttttattattttttttttggtactttttaatatacatatatatatatatatatatatatatacaacttTTTAATTGTCTTATtcatgttataatatatagttaacaaatataaaaatggaaatCGGAatgaaataacaaaaaaaaaaaaaaaaaatatatatatatataaatatatatatatataaatatatatatatatatatatatatatatatatatatttatatatattgcgAAAATTTTTAAGGtcgatataaaaaaataataagtctatcaattgtttatttttttttatccaaCTGTATAggacataataaatatttatttcctaataattaatttttttttttttttaaacataccataatttttaaatcttattttttatttgtataacaaattatatgactgatcattttaaaaaaatgacctcatcatttttatcattttttttgtctttttggttatccttttttctttttaaccCCCGAAGGTTATCATTAcctatattaaaaaaaaaaaaaatcaataataataaatcatataaaatataaaatattaaatatataatacaaaatatatattatataatatatcatatatgttATCCCTTGAAgtactatttttattttaatgtttcattttctattgttcatatataattaccaTCATTTTGTGAAAGATCAAAAATGCCATTATTTGATTCAATTaagttttttcttttattctttttttcttttatatttggTGTCAATATTTCTATAACATCTGGGGTATCTTCACATtggttattataattttctgtaatcattattttattttcttttttttcttgtattCTTTCATTATCGTTTGATGGCtgcatatatgtataatgaatatcattatttatattatctttagtatcttctaaaaataatatattgtcaCTTTTCTTTTGAGAAAACATTTCTTTATGATCATCTTCCTTATCATATGAATCAGAGATAGTATCGagtaatataatatcattatctaAACAACaaattatatcatcatatttttttctattatttaatatattttcacgTTGTTGTTTAGTTAAGCAACTCTCAAGGGAAGCATTTATTATCTCTCCTTGattattcataaaattattaagtaGTCTTTTTTCTGCAGCTTGAGCAGCCATAAACTTTGGATCgttttcataaatattaattacattattcatatttgttatatctaaaattatattatctttcattatattatttgtgttcaaattatatttaattatattactaCTAACAGTATCTCCACCTGATATAcctttcttattatatacatataactCATTATATTCCCACGTTATTTTGTCTAGCAATTCATAAAAAGATTTATCATGTCGACTGTGAACTATATGAACAAGTTCATGAAGAAGCGTCCCCataatatcattaaaatgaaatatctCTCCTCCCTTTGTTTTACGCAATCGTATCTAAAATGGAAGGaatacaaacatatataaataaatctatatatatataaatgtacatatgtatatgcatatatatatatatatatatatatatatatatatatatatatattttatttatcctTTCGAACCTTTATTTCTGACTTATTTACAATATTGAGTCCCAACAAATTGGGGTTTTTTGGTAAAAATTCTGACAGTAATTCCACGCGAAATTTTCGCTTCTTCATTATGGGCTGATAAcattaaaaaggaaatatatataataaatacacacataaatatatatacatatatatatatatatatatatatagtacatattatatataaacattccCATTTTgctatattaaaatttttttttttttctttttctttttctttttcttttttttttttttatttttttttaccagAACTTGCTCGGCAGCTCGGCTTAAAATCGCTTTtgcttttttatcatttttgtttaaaacttttatattgtgaactttatatattacatcaTCGATGgtctttatattcattatattaaaataaaattaataataacaaatttacatatatatgtacatatatatatatataaaagcataaatatattggatgaaaaaatattaataaaaacaacCCTGTTTctattatgaataaataaatgaataaataaataaaagagtttataatatatattttatattatatagaacTTCCTTCATTAATTTACTACATTGGGCTTAGATTTTAACACATCATAATTTAATACAaatgatttaaataaaatatattttttaaaaaaatatattttttaataattttcattCAAATGTGTTCAAGTATAATACTATACTTCTTATCATAAACAAGAAACTATAGtgttatttaaatgaaacaattaaaacaaattaaatataaataaaaatatatataatatatatattgtgttaataaatgtaaaattatttttttaagaataagAACTAATATAAATTGCATAggtataatgaaaataagatgtttttaaagaatatttattttatttttatttttttatttttctttttaacgGTTCGCTTTAAATGTTCAAACATAAAATACGGAaacttaaatatatttataaatatatattattatagtccaattaaaaaaaataaaataaaataaaataatatgaaagaaaataaatgcGAGTGTTTCTAATGTGGATCTTATAtactttataaatatttcttttcaaatcaaaattttataatatctgtccaaagaatatatattaaatgaataataaatgatagttatatatacatatatatatatatatatatatgtatatattaatttacaATGTCTTCTATTAATTTTCAAGGTGAAtacacatattatttttttatgcatcctatatattaaaatatataaaatattctacaacgcatcttttttatttaaaaaaaaaaaaaaaagtacataaatatttataagctTTTATACTTTAAAATGTTttcttataaaaacaaaacattaaattattatatatttttatatatttgtattatataaaaaatataatttacaatatatttccattttttattttaaaaatataattttttttagcCTGAACAGttcaggaaaaaaaaaataaaataaaaaaaaaaaaaaaaaaaaaaaatatggaaaataaaaataaaaataaaaataaatataaatatttacatatatatatatatatatatatatatatatatatatatatatatatatgattttataaatttttatatgttatataattctaaataatttcttttattgtattataactatatatatgtagaaaagtccaaaaaaaaatcaagt from Plasmodium sp. gorilla clade G2 genome assembly, chromosome: 10 includes the following:
- a CDS encoding zinc finger protein, putative: MGRKKRKLNIDLKPFCYYCDREFDDEKILIQHQKAKHFKCLHCNRKLDMANGLVVHMMQVHKTNLKSVPNALPKRNDPELVIRGMNGVPTDIIEENLIKLKQKLGDKNIKRQQRVNWAQVTMAPTMEQFLKQAQMGNFSFPGFNSPILPTNNNILTNTLDINNKTTLSNIPLYIPNNSNNINNINNINNILYPPKNSTVLNMPIPPINKNNINNQVLTNTNTFTPSNIPPQMVSNIPQKYSTNINLLPTNISQHNTMYMPPGLYPPPIPPPLIPPSNVPTKISPVQPIRTGSKWDIPETTQGDPSTVKQNKEDNTQNKNEDPPKDSLDHDVKENE
- a CDS encoding metallopeptidase, putative, which encodes MNIKTIDDVIYKVHNIKVLNKNDKKAKAILSRAAEQVLPIMKKRKFRVELLSEFLPKNPNLLGLNIVNKSEIKIRLRKTKGGEIFHFNDIMGTLLHELVHIVHSRHDKSFYELLDKITWEYNELYVYNKKGISGGDTVSSNIIKYNLNTNNIMKDNIILDITNMNNVINIYENDPKFMAAQAAEKRLLNNFMNNQGEIINASLESCLTKQQRENILNNRKKYDDIICCLDNDIILLDTISDSYDKEDDHKEMFSQKKSDNILFLEDTKDNINNDIHYTYMQPSNDNERIQEKKENKIMITENYNNQCEDTPDVIEILTPNIKEKKNKRKNLIESNNGIFDLSQNDGNYI